From the genome of Setaria viridis chromosome 1, Setaria_viridis_v4.0, whole genome shotgun sequence:
TAGGGCTTATTTCTATCCAGGATTTAGGAGTGAATGAACCTAGTATTCGAAGCTAAATCATTTTTTTTGAAGCGGAAGATAAATCTTATTAGCACAATAAGCTACTAGCTGCACAGCAATCTGTGCAAGTCTATGGCAAGAAAAAGGCTATCCTATATTCCTAGGACTGTTCCAGCGTATGGGAGGCCATTTACAAAATAATCTGCATAATCCAAATAACCCAAGATAGTTTTGACACACAATCAGTCACAAAGCATTTCTGTTAACTTAAAAGCATTTTGTTTATAGGGGGCATCTTCTTCAGAGATCTATGAGAGCTGGCAAAACCCTCAAAAATAGATGAAGGACGAATCAGCCCTCAGTATCCACAGCCGGAAGCTAGTGAGCATCATCCTATCCTACCCAATCAGAAGAACCTGTTCACAACACGCGACCTATGCATCATTTCTACTGATTTCCTTCCTCTACACACAATCCCTAACCTCCCCTAGTCCCATACTTGCTCAACTAAACATACCTAAAATTTCCCCAACCAGAGCCTCCAATCCCACAGGGACAAGCCGACAAACAACGAACGAGCTGACGAGAAGGCGGGGGCAGGAGAATTACGATGGGGAAATCGAGGGGCGACCGCCGCGTAATCTTCTCCTCGTCGGGGGCCGCGCAGACCACGAGCGCCGcccacctgcgccgcctcctGACGGGGGCCGCCACCcgcgcgagggcggcggcgcccccggaggcggaggcggggacgccgagggcgccaggcgccggcgccaccggcggggcggcggctggggccGAGAGGCACCACGCGGACGCCATGGGGGATTGGGGGCTTCAAGGTAAGGTCTCTCTCGATTCGCTTGGGTTCCTTCCTGGGTAAAGAAGTCGGGTTGGAATGGAATTCGCGTCTCGTGTGGAGTGTTGCCGCGTCCAGTGAACCACCGGGCGGCCGCCTTCTCTTCTGCCCGCGGCGGTGATAAGAGTCGGCAACGCGTGTCTGCTGTCGGCTGGTAGGCAGGCGCGCGGCCCATCACCAAATGCAAGGCCTGTACGGACCTGCTAGTGTGGCGGCCCACCGCTGGTTAGACCACCCAACCCAGTCAACAAATGAGGCCCATGAATGTTTAGAGAGAAAGGAAGGTTGCCGATCCGCACCGCCACCAAACCACCAATACGGCCGCCGCAACCTAGAATTCCAGGTCTATATGGAGAGCGAGGTCGCCGCGACGGAGACGCGCCCCGCTCAGGTGCTGACGGAGGGAGAActcgcggccgcgggcggcggcagtaCCAAGCGCGCCATGCCCGTGGCCGagacggcggtgggcggcggcggcagtacCGGCGCGCCAGGCCCGTGGCCGagacggcggtgggcggcggcggcagtacCAAGCGCGCCAGGCCCGTGGCcgagacggcggcgggcggcggagggatgGGCAGCGTCGACATGAGCGGCACCGATATTGAAATGGATGCCCTCGAGGTCGAGAAGGTGCTGGCGGCCTTCGATGCCGACATGTCGGCACTGGCGCAGGCGTATGGAGCGATGAGCACCGTCGGCACCATCGGCCTCCCGATGATAAAAGAAGCGCGTCAAGGCTGATGAGGCCGCCGGATCGAAGGAGGGGGGGCATCTCCATGGCCAAGAAGACGGTGACGCTGTCGCCCCCCAAGAGGACCAGGATGGTGAAGATGAAGTTCTTCCACCCGGCGGTCATCGATCTGTTCGAGAGGAGCCCTACTAATCCCTCCGGATCCCACCGTCGCTGCCCTCGTCCAGACGCAAATTGAGCTTGAGAGGGACATCGTTAAGCAGTGCAGGGAGAAGGGGACGTACGCGAATGTGTCGGTCATCGACGTGACGGGTAGGgtagcagcactgcagcagtgTGAGATGTTAATGGTCGGTGCTAATGGGGTTTTGTCTTAGTAATTTACAAGAAAACCTTGCGTGTGATGATCTAGCTACCCAAAGTTGAACAATCTTATGTGATTAGTGATCTAAGTGGAACAACCTTGTGCGTGTGATCTAGGTCCCCTAAGTTGTAACGTGTCAGCTTGCTTGTAATCCGTTCTGAGATCAATCTATTGGTACAACatcagaaagagaagaaaaaaaacagcaacaCGTTCACTATCGAGTATCGGCTGCACACACGACGCGACCACCGGAGAAAGATtcatccggcggcggcggcagggccgggGGGCGGCGGCCACCTGCAGCCCATGCACGGGCGGCCCCGGCAGGAGCCCGGCCTGCCGGTCTCGCCGCGCCTGACACGCGTTTGCGCCCGCGATTAGTTAATCGCGATTCCGAGCCCCCTGACGCGCGCATTTTCAACCCAAATCTCCGCACCACCCATGCCTTCCTAGATTATTCACCTGCCGTGTGCCGAGCGGAGCCGAACCCAGCAGCAATTAAACTAACCATGCCACTGACCAAATAGTAACCCCAACGTGCGACGTGTGCACGCGCGGCTCTCGCGAAGAAACGCGAGCGTGCACGGGCGTCTCCAAGTGCGAAGCGGCCGGCGCAAGTCTACGCAGGGGACGAGCGGAGAGGCTAGGACTAGTAGGAGATGCTACTAGTTGAAAACCGgtagcagcaggaggaggcacTGCAGGGCGTACAGGGCTTGCAGAGGTGGTGgtcctttttacctttttgtcTCACCCCGCTGGACTGGACGGACGGAGCGCCCCGGCCGTTCTCTATTTTTGACCGGCCGGCGATCGCAGGCCGCATTGTTTAACCCCCGTACGTACACGCACGGCGTAACCCGAGGGGGTTAAACGTGTGCGTTGCTCTGCGGCTACCGGCCAGAGATTGCAGATTACCCTCCCGTTGAACGGCATGTGTTTCACTTTTTCACCGCGCGCGACACCGCCCCCCTTTTGATCAGCAAGCAGTCTGCCCGGCCGGGCGGCTCGGCTCGGCTAGGTAGCTAGCTTTGACGGTCAAAGCCTGGGCAGGAAGCACGGGAACCGAGCGCAGGACCGGTCCGGACGCCAAT
Proteins encoded in this window:
- the LOC117861758 gene encoding uncharacterized protein — protein: MASAWCLSAPAAAPPVAPAPGALGVPASASGGAAALARVAAPVRRRRRWAALVVCAAPDEEKITRRSPLDFPIEWERPKPGRRPDIFPKFSPMKTPLPHPLPADDPLDDDEEEEEEEQPPPEEPQEDDPDKEEPEEDDPDKPTE